The DNA segment gaaaaataaatctattttgtaTTCCTTCTCTCTTTGGGTCTTACCCTATAtgattcattaagtctatttaCGGTCCCTCTACTATTTTTCTTCCATCGTGCCGGGTCGTGCTGGCCCACCGTGCCGAGGGAGCAGCCCAGGCACAGCACGactgtcgggccgtgccgtgcttagGCCGGGCCAAATTGCCGTGTCTTGGGCCAGGCTGTCGGGCCTCGgaccatatggccatctatacttcCAGGTACCCCCGATCGACTCCAGCAACTCTTATTTAGTACTTTTTGGAGGGTCCGAGTCCTGCCTAAATACACACGTTTAGACAAGGAATTCTGAACGCTGCATGCACTATATATATAGGCGAGTCCATCGATCAGAACGAATCCAATCTACGCACGGCCCGGCCGGAACAAATCTCCTCAAGCCGTACGACCACAcgcacgtcgtcgtcgatcatccatggcgtcgtcgacggcggcagccGCTGCAGGCTTGTCTCttgcgccggccgcgcgcgtcTGGTCCTCCTCGCGCGCCACCCCCTCCGGCCGTCCGCCGTGCGGCGCCGGCTgtgtcgccgtcctcgccaccggccgcacggcggcgccgcgtcgtcgtctcctGCTACCACGATCATCGTCGTCGGCCATGCCaacgcgcgcgcacgcgcgcgcgccatcCTGCGTCGCTAGCAGCAACGACCACAACCAGCACTCCAGCTCCTCCAGCGTGGAAGCCGACGAGAGGTTGGTGTCGTGGGCGGGGATGAGCGTCGACGAGCTCGCCGAGGTCAGGAAGCTGATGCCGCCGTGGCTCCCGAGCATTGAGGAGGTCATGGAGTTCGACACCACGGACTTCAGCCCCGCCGCGATGCGGGCGAGGTTCCGGCGCgagtcggcggaggcggcggccgcgctgagggccgccgccgccgccgccgtccgcccgcTCCTGGAGCTCGCCCGCGACGTGCGCGGCCTGGCGAGCGTCTTCCACGTCGAGGAGTTCCACGTCGGGATGCCGTTCGGCGCGGCCATGACGTGCCTCGCGCTGTGGCAGCTgtggcgcgccgcgccgtccgtgTGCCtcgacgccgcgctcgcctACACCTTCTACAAGCTCAGCGTCATGGCGGCCGATCTCCGGCGGCAGGGCTTCTGCCCCGACCTACTCATCCGGCTCAAGTTGGGTAAGTTCCTCGGCCATAGTGCATCCCTCTATTGGTATTTGGAATCTAATGACATATTTCTATAAAATTCTTGAGGTTTTAGATAAGTTTAGAGTTAAACTGATATAACTTTGATTATTATAAAGCTTAAAAGCACTGGAACAATAATTCTCGATGTTTTAGATTAGTTTAAAATTAAACTCTTATAACTTTGATTATTAATAACTTTAGCTTAAAAGCACTAAGAACaaatactataataaaaaatatatcatttatcatatatattataattaaaaaatatagtcaaaagataaattttgaaaattatgtCATTCTTCGAACGTCAAGAATTATAAAACCGGTAGGAGTAATATCTCAAAGTCAGTGATGTTCATATATTTAACTAGAGTCAAACATTCCGTTGATTACTTTTTCTTAACAACGTATCACTCtttctgtctcaaaatataacttttGGTCTCCAAAATTTacctcaaaatataacaatttcttcacctatattattttctcaaccaatcacaaattTTCGCTATTCAAATTCTCTATCGAACTTCTTTTCTCAACCAACCATAACCTTTCCTCATTTAATTTCATCAATTTTCTTAATATCCATATGCAAttctaaaacttttttatattttgagacagataTAGTAGTATTTGAAATCTTTCTTGTTTATCTTGCAATCAAACATGTCATTTGATGTTTGAATTTATTGTCTAAGATCTCTAACAGTATGTGTGTGTTCC comes from the Oryza glaberrima chromosome 9, OglaRS2, whole genome shotgun sequence genome and includes:
- the LOC127783815 gene encoding uncharacterized protein LOC127783815, with product MPPWLPSIEEVMEFDTTDFSPAAMRARFRRESAEAAAALRAAAAAAVRPLLELARDVRGLASVFHVEEFHVGMPFGAAMTCLALWQLWRAAPSVCLDAALAYTFYKLSVMAADLRRQGFCPDLLIRLKLGKFLGHSASLYWYLESNDIFL